A genome region from Labilibaculum antarcticum includes the following:
- a CDS encoding DUF1365 domain-containing protein: protein MTTKEEHIINSSLYECEVFHSRTEKIHRSFRYKSFLFSIDLDELPVISKTLWFVSHNRFNYFNFRDRDHLQLTTSGELKGVRFQVEQFLQEQGIHQPPAKIILLTNLCTLGYQFNPVSFYYCFDEENKPLGSIAEVNNTYGEMKLFYLGKDNYCNGKFSDRKKKHFYVSPFIQHDVDFDFELSIPGKVFFNKIDDYKDGKRIFTASLRGKQLVLNNRNVIRFMLRFPVITLQVIFLIHYQALKLYLKGIPYFRKNEHLDLQQDRLKKYEEKNKLTDKNLSTWKTR, encoded by the coding sequence ATGACAACAAAAGAAGAACATATCATCAATTCAAGCCTATACGAATGCGAGGTATTTCATTCCCGAACAGAAAAGATTCATCGATCATTTCGATACAAAAGCTTCCTGTTCAGTATCGACCTGGATGAACTACCGGTTATTTCCAAAACACTGTGGTTTGTAAGTCACAACCGATTTAATTACTTCAATTTTCGCGATAGAGATCATTTGCAGCTGACAACATCAGGAGAACTCAAAGGTGTTCGTTTTCAGGTAGAACAATTTTTGCAGGAACAAGGCATTCATCAGCCTCCTGCCAAAATAATCCTGCTAACCAATTTATGCACCTTAGGGTATCAATTTAATCCGGTTTCCTTTTACTATTGTTTTGATGAAGAAAATAAACCTTTGGGAAGTATTGCTGAAGTGAACAATACCTACGGGGAAATGAAATTGTTCTATCTGGGTAAAGACAACTATTGCAACGGAAAGTTTAGTGATCGAAAGAAAAAACACTTTTACGTATCCCCCTTTATCCAACACGATGTCGATTTTGATTTTGAACTCAGTATCCCTGGAAAGGTATTTTTCAACAAAATCGATGACTACAAAGATGGCAAACGAATTTTCACAGCTTCGCTTCGAGGCAAACAGTTAGTACTTAACAATCGAAATGTAATCCGTTTTATGCTTCGTTTTCCTGTCATCACCTTGCAGGTTATCTTCCTGATTCACTATCAGGCCTTGAAACTCTACCTTAAAGGGATTCCCTATTTCAGAAAAAATGAACATTTGGATTTACAACAAGATCGATTAAAAAAATACGAAGAAAAGAACAAGCTCACGGATAAAAATCTCTCAACATGGAAAACACGCTGA
- a CDS encoding TrkH family potassium uptake protein — MFNWKFVFYVMSVLMIVESFFLIISSVVALLYGEGDFICFVQSAGISLFFGGIIYLFTQNCSRDIGKREAFLVVSLVWVVFSIFGALPFLLGGYIPNFTDAFFESISGFTTTGASIVNDIEALPHGILFWRSLTHLLGGMGILVLTVAILPVFGIGGMAMFNAEAAGITMGKLHPRIKETAQRLWGIYMLLVAIETIFLVFGEMDWFDAICHSFGTLASGGFSTKNTSIVNYSPYTQYVLIVFMFFAGVNFTLHYFAIKGRFRKIWQNQEFKVYTGLIVLVTSIITLTLVYLDHGTFEKSFRDALFQVTSIITSTGFVSADYSLWHPYLVFLIFGLMFTGACVGSTSGGVKILRHLLLFKNSILEFKRMIHPSAVLPVRYNKEMVGQDVISKILAFVILYFMVFFIGCFAMTLIGLDLISAMGAVATTMGGIGPGLGVVGPMNNFASVPEVGKWILSFLMILGRLELFTFLIIFVPSFWKNQ, encoded by the coding sequence ATGTTCAACTGGAAATTTGTTTTTTATGTGATGTCGGTTCTAATGATCGTGGAAAGTTTCTTTCTGATTATTAGTTCCGTAGTAGCCTTACTTTATGGCGAAGGTGATTTTATATGTTTTGTACAGTCTGCAGGAATTTCTCTTTTTTTTGGAGGAATAATATATCTTTTTACGCAAAATTGCAGTAGGGATATTGGCAAAAGAGAGGCGTTCCTAGTCGTAAGTTTGGTCTGGGTTGTTTTTTCTATTTTTGGAGCATTACCCTTTCTATTGGGAGGATACATTCCAAATTTCACAGATGCTTTTTTCGAATCCATTTCGGGTTTTACCACTACAGGAGCTTCAATTGTGAATGATATTGAGGCCTTACCCCACGGTATTTTATTCTGGAGATCATTAACTCATTTATTGGGTGGAATGGGGATCTTGGTTTTAACTGTTGCCATTTTACCTGTTTTTGGAATTGGAGGAATGGCTATGTTTAATGCCGAAGCAGCAGGGATTACGATGGGTAAATTACACCCACGTATTAAAGAAACAGCGCAACGTTTATGGGGGATTTATATGCTCTTGGTTGCAATTGAAACGATCTTTTTGGTTTTTGGAGAAATGGATTGGTTCGATGCCATTTGTCATTCATTTGGAACTTTAGCTTCGGGAGGGTTTTCTACGAAAAATACGAGTATTGTTAATTACTCACCCTACACACAATATGTCTTGATTGTCTTTATGTTTTTTGCTGGAGTCAATTTTACACTTCACTATTTCGCGATAAAGGGACGGTTTAGAAAGATATGGCAGAATCAGGAATTTAAAGTATACACGGGTTTAATCGTATTGGTTACAAGTATTATTACTTTGACTTTGGTTTATCTGGATCATGGGACTTTTGAAAAATCTTTTCGTGACGCCTTGTTTCAAGTTACTTCGATAATTACGAGTACGGGTTTTGTGAGTGCCGATTATTCGCTATGGCATCCATATTTAGTGTTCTTAATTTTTGGATTGATGTTTACTGGAGCTTGTGTTGGTTCTACATCGGGAGGAGTTAAAATTTTACGTCATTTACTACTTTTCAAAAATAGTATACTCGAATTCAAGCGAATGATCCATCCTTCGGCCGTATTGCCTGTTCGCTACAATAAAGAGATGGTGGGACAAGATGTTATATCTAAAATACTGGCTTTTGTGATTTTGTATTTTATGGTTTTTTTTATTGGTTGTTTTGCTATGACATTAATTGGGTTGGATTTAATTTCGGCGATGGGTGCTGTTGCAACAACAATGGGAGGAATAGGTCCTGGATTGGGAGTTGTAGGTCCAATGAATAATTTCGCATCTGTTCCTGAGGTTGGAAAGTGGATTCTTTCATTTCTAATGATATTGGGTAGATTAGAGTTATTCACCTTTTTAATTATTTTTGTTCCGTCTTTTTGGAAGAATCAATAA
- a CDS encoding Lacal_2735 family protein → MFGLFKKKTKAEILHKKYESLLKECHDLSKVNRSESDLKYVQAQAVLQEIESLQNK, encoded by the coding sequence ATGTTTGGATTATTCAAAAAGAAAACAAAAGCAGAAATTCTGCACAAAAAATACGAATCATTACTGAAAGAATGCCATGATTTGTCGAAGGTAAATCGTTCGGAAAGCGATCTTAAATATGTGCAAGCACAAGCAGTATTGCAAGAAATTGAGTCACTTCAAAATAAATAA
- a CDS encoding SAM-dependent methyltransferase: MENTLTIQQNAGFQEKIFLNFLQKMDRESIEVCLPNQSIYRFGSENSKIKADIRILSPEFYKQLFFYGDIGFGEAYEKGLWETSDITKLISWILANIDNAPSLSGSKIKTAAFNLFKWLNKMAHNFRKNTLAGSEKNIAAHYDLSNDFYSLWLDKSMTYSAAFFINEETSLYEAQQMKYQKLAEKMRLTSGDRVLEIGCGWGGMAIFMAKNFSVHVTAITISKEQYVYAKQRVENAGLEDRVSILFKDYRLVNGKFDKIVSIEMLEAVGHKFYKPFFSKVNNLLATNGLLAIQVITCPDSRFKEMKTGVDWIQKHIFPGSLLPSVSALHNAMNQSSDLTPIHLEDMGKHYAKTLRMWRDTFNQKEKEVNALGFNNLFIRRWNYYLSYCEAAFDMRNINVMQLLYSRPNNLNY, encoded by the coding sequence ATGGAAAACACGCTGACAATACAACAAAACGCCGGATTTCAGGAAAAAATATTTCTAAATTTCCTTCAAAAAATGGACAGAGAATCAATTGAAGTGTGCCTTCCAAATCAAAGTATATACCGCTTTGGTTCGGAGAATTCAAAAATCAAAGCCGACATTAGAATTCTTTCACCCGAATTTTACAAGCAGCTTTTCTTTTATGGAGATATAGGATTTGGAGAAGCTTACGAGAAAGGCTTGTGGGAAACATCCGACATCACAAAATTGATTTCCTGGATTCTTGCGAACATCGATAATGCGCCAAGTTTATCAGGAAGTAAAATTAAAACAGCAGCCTTTAATCTTTTTAAATGGCTGAATAAAATGGCGCACAATTTTCGGAAGAACACACTTGCCGGATCGGAAAAAAACATTGCTGCTCACTACGATTTAAGCAATGATTTTTACTCGCTATGGTTGGATAAAAGCATGACTTACTCGGCGGCTTTTTTCATAAATGAAGAAACATCGCTGTACGAAGCTCAGCAAATGAAATACCAAAAACTGGCAGAGAAAATGAGACTTACCAGTGGTGATCGTGTACTTGAAATAGGATGTGGCTGGGGAGGAATGGCCATTTTTATGGCAAAGAACTTCTCTGTTCATGTAACAGCCATTACCATTTCTAAAGAGCAATATGTGTATGCTAAACAGCGGGTTGAAAATGCGGGATTGGAAGATCGGGTCAGCATCCTATTTAAAGATTACAGACTAGTGAATGGCAAGTTTGATAAAATTGTTTCGATAGAAATGCTGGAAGCGGTTGGACACAAATTCTACAAACCATTCTTCTCAAAAGTAAATAACCTACTCGCAACAAACGGTTTGTTAGCCATACAAGTAATTACCTGTCCCGATTCACGCTTTAAAGAGATGAAAACAGGGGTTGACTGGATTCAAAAACACATCTTCCCTGGTTCTTTATTACCATCGGTGTCTGCCTTGCACAATGCAATGAATCAAAGTTCAGATTTAACACCTATCCACTTGGAAGACATGGGTAAACATTACGCGAAAACCTTGCGAATGTGGCGTGACACCTTCAATCAAAAAGAAAAAGAAGTCAACGCACTTGGCTTTAACAACTTATTTATCAGAAGATGGAATTACTATCTTTCTTATTGCGAAGCAGCCTTTGACATGCGGAATATCAATGTAATGCAGTTGCTGTATTCACGACCAAATAATCTAAATTATTAA
- a CDS encoding ComEC/Rec2 family competence protein, with translation MSFRELLRQNPFLRLLLPLVIGVTLSDIVRIPQILSWLLVLFGVFGVLLFTLIAKLRKSYSLRTLFGVFVFAMCFGFGTIRYNDIQSQMYLPISKSKIILKGKVLDTPIEKGNSFALVLDVQNVKALDKWQKVSGKAIVYLQKNRKAKELRIGDLLVLKTELQRVKNAGNPHEFDYASYLKTQHILYSAYTDSLSWKQIGKGADFSIRALASKWRDRLLVIYRKNGIQNESFDILAALTLGYKAGMDPEIKRAWADAGAMHVLAVSGLHVGIIYMIMNYLLRFLARFKYGRHSRGILLLLTLWTYALLTGMSPSVMRSATMFSFIVVGEMLKRNGSIYNSLAISAFFLLLIDPFLLFTIGFQFSYLAVVSIVFFQPQFDKLIYIGNPILKKLWQLTTVSLSAQIGTFPLAVYYFHQFPSYFLLSGYVVIIMAGILIYLSALLLILSPINILSQGLGWLLRNLVEGMNYLIVKIQGLPGSVLRELSLSQYQLIFTYFLLLSLISLISFTRKKALLAMIVILICFQLPNTIQAFQIPKKEMLVFHTRGHSIVGFVEGEKGLFLVDDKILPKNSDRIIQPFVLNENINEISCDTLKAIDVKAIGGEVIAIIGKSNSTLSEMLRIIQPDYIIFRSYGLKSIKMIAKEFPNSKMIIDASIYQRDRKKYLLMGNEYESNLFDVQEDGVCIYTLSTVN, from the coding sequence ATGAGTTTTAGAGAGCTGCTTCGTCAAAATCCTTTTCTTCGACTCCTACTTCCATTGGTAATAGGAGTTACTTTGTCAGATATTGTTCGTATTCCTCAAATTTTGAGTTGGCTTCTGGTTCTGTTTGGCGTTTTCGGAGTTCTTCTTTTTACCTTAATCGCAAAACTGCGTAAGTCCTATTCTCTTCGTACGTTATTTGGTGTTTTTGTATTTGCCATGTGTTTTGGATTTGGAACTATCAGGTACAACGATATTCAGTCCCAAATGTATCTTCCCATTTCTAAATCTAAAATTATTTTAAAGGGTAAAGTGTTGGATACACCTATTGAGAAGGGGAATAGTTTTGCACTTGTGTTAGATGTTCAAAATGTAAAAGCTTTAGATAAATGGCAAAAAGTATCTGGTAAGGCAATCGTTTATCTTCAAAAGAATAGGAAAGCCAAGGAGCTCCGAATTGGCGATTTACTTGTGCTGAAGACTGAATTGCAAAGAGTGAAAAACGCAGGTAATCCACATGAATTTGATTACGCATCTTATCTGAAAACTCAACACATTTTGTATTCTGCCTACACCGACTCTTTATCATGGAAGCAAATAGGAAAGGGGGCTGATTTTTCAATTAGAGCATTGGCTTCGAAGTGGAGAGATCGTTTATTAGTGATCTATCGAAAAAATGGAATCCAGAATGAGAGTTTTGATATTTTGGCAGCTTTAACTCTGGGGTACAAAGCAGGAATGGATCCGGAAATTAAAAGAGCTTGGGCAGATGCTGGCGCAATGCACGTTTTGGCTGTTTCTGGCTTGCACGTTGGCATTATCTATATGATCATGAATTATTTGCTTCGCTTTTTAGCTCGTTTTAAGTATGGACGCCATTCACGAGGTATTCTTCTTTTACTAACGCTCTGGACCTATGCTCTTTTAACTGGAATGTCTCCATCGGTAATGAGATCGGCAACAATGTTTAGTTTCATTGTCGTAGGGGAAATGCTCAAAAGAAATGGAAGTATTTATAATTCCTTGGCCATCTCGGCATTTTTTCTTCTGTTAATTGATCCCTTTTTGCTGTTTACTATAGGTTTTCAGTTCTCTTATTTGGCGGTGGTAAGCATTGTCTTCTTTCAACCTCAGTTCGATAAACTTATTTATATTGGTAATCCAATCCTGAAAAAGTTATGGCAGCTTACAACAGTTTCCTTATCTGCACAAATAGGAACATTTCCATTGGCTGTTTATTATTTTCATCAGTTCCCATCTTACTTTTTGCTTTCCGGATATGTCGTTATTATCATGGCCGGAATACTGATTTATCTGTCGGCACTATTGCTGATTTTGTCTCCAATAAATATTCTTTCTCAAGGTTTAGGTTGGTTGTTGCGGAATCTCGTTGAAGGAATGAATTATTTGATTGTGAAAATTCAAGGGCTGCCTGGTTCTGTTCTAAGGGAATTATCGCTGAGTCAATATCAATTAATTTTTACTTATTTTCTTCTTCTTTCATTGATTTCACTTATTTCTTTTACCCGTAAAAAGGCTCTTTTGGCAATGATCGTAATTTTAATTTGCTTTCAATTACCAAACACAATTCAGGCTTTTCAGATTCCTAAAAAAGAAATGCTGGTTTTTCATACTCGAGGGCATAGTATTGTAGGCTTTGTAGAAGGTGAAAAAGGATTGTTTTTAGTTGATGATAAAATCTTACCGAAAAATAGTGATCGAATAATTCAACCATTCGTTCTAAACGAAAATATAAATGAAATAAGCTGTGATACACTAAAAGCTATTGATGTTAAGGCGATAGGGGGAGAGGTTATAGCGATAATAGGAAAGAGTAATTCTACTTTATCGGAAATGTTGAGAATTATCCAACCCGACTATATTATATTTCGTTCGTATGGTTTGAAATCCATAAAAATGATAGCAAAAGAATTTCCAAATAGTAAAATGATTATTGATGCTTCGATCTATCAGAGAGATCGAAAGAAATATCTTTTAATGGGAAATGAGTATGAATCGAATCTTTTTGATGTACAAGAGGATGGGGTTTGTATTTATACTTTGTCAACCGTAAATTAA
- a CDS encoding TrkH family potassium uptake protein produces MIKHKIILNILGKLLVGESFFLFLSLLVSLFYQESDSMAFVKSMLITFSVGGVCYMLSRGVGKDLGKREGYIIVSLVWIIFSIFGCLPYLFSGAIPSVTDAFFETMSGFTTTGSSILNNIEELPHGILFWRSITQWMGGMGIIVMFLAILPTLGIGGRELFLAEVPGFAPDKLAPRIKETARNLWGLYILFTFAETILLFVGGMNFFDAINHSLTTMATGGYSTKQASAGFFTSPYLQYVIIFFMFVAGTNFTLAYAMVTGKASKVFKDEEFRFYTLVVLLFTGIITVVLVVGEDFGLERAFRDGLFTVVSIITTTGYATADYLLWTPFLGMLVFVLFFVGGSAGSTGGGVKVVRILLLFKNSFYELKRLVHPNAVIPIRYNGHVVDQKTVTNILAFFVFYIIIFMMSSVLMSLWTPDIYSAFSAVATTLGNIGPGFGEIGPMDNFFHLPALAKWFLSFLMLLGRLELFTVLVLFSPAFWKH; encoded by the coding sequence GTGATAAAGCACAAAATAATTCTCAATATTCTTGGTAAACTCCTAGTTGGAGAAAGTTTCTTTTTATTTCTATCACTGCTGGTTTCTCTATTTTATCAGGAATCAGATTCTATGGCTTTTGTGAAGTCCATGCTAATTACTTTTTCTGTTGGTGGAGTTTGTTACATGCTTTCAAGAGGTGTAGGAAAAGATTTAGGAAAGCGGGAAGGCTATATCATTGTAAGTCTTGTTTGGATTATTTTTTCAATATTCGGTTGTCTTCCATATCTTTTCAGCGGAGCTATTCCCTCGGTTACAGATGCTTTTTTTGAAACGATGTCTGGTTTCACAACCACAGGTTCTTCGATACTTAATAATATTGAAGAATTGCCACATGGAATTCTTTTTTGGAGATCAATTACTCAATGGATGGGAGGAATGGGGATCATAGTTATGTTTCTTGCTATTCTTCCAACTTTAGGCATAGGAGGACGAGAGCTTTTTCTAGCAGAGGTTCCAGGTTTTGCACCCGATAAATTAGCTCCAAGAATTAAAGAAACTGCTCGTAATTTATGGGGATTATACATTCTGTTTACTTTCGCTGAAACGATTTTGCTTTTTGTGGGAGGTATGAATTTTTTTGATGCAATTAATCATTCGTTAACAACCATGGCTACCGGAGGATATTCGACTAAGCAAGCAAGTGCAGGATTCTTTACATCACCTTATTTACAGTATGTAATCATCTTTTTCATGTTTGTGGCCGGAACCAACTTTACCCTTGCTTATGCAATGGTGACAGGAAAAGCTTCAAAAGTATTTAAGGATGAAGAATTTCGTTTTTACACCTTGGTCGTTTTGTTATTTACTGGTATTATTACTGTTGTTTTGGTTGTTGGAGAAGATTTTGGCCTTGAACGAGCTTTTCGAGATGGCTTGTTTACTGTTGTCTCAATTATTACTACAACAGGCTACGCAACTGCGGATTATCTTCTTTGGACACCATTTTTAGGTATGTTGGTGTTTGTTCTGTTTTTTGTTGGAGGTTCTGCTGGATCAACCGGAGGAGGAGTAAAAGTTGTTCGGATATTGTTGCTATTCAAAAATAGTTTCTACGAACTTAAACGTTTGGTACATCCAAATGCAGTAATTCCAATTCGTTACAACGGACATGTTGTTGATCAAAAAACAGTCACCAATATATTGGCATTTTTTGTTTTTTATATCATTATTTTCATGATGTCCTCAGTTCTGATGTCTCTTTGGACCCCCGATATTTATTCTGCATTTAGTGCAGTCGCAACAACACTCGGTAACATTGGACCTGGATTTGGAGAAATAGGCCCAATGGATAATTTCTTTCATTTACCAGCTTTGGCAAAATGGTTCTTATCATTCCTAATGTTACTTGGGCGCTTAGAACTGTTTACAGTGTTAGTATTATTCTCACCTGCATTTTGGAAGCATTAA
- the trkA gene encoding Trk system potassium transporter TrkA encodes MKIVIAGAGAVGIHLAKMLSNEDHDIILLDNDEDKLKEIDSHLDLLTIVGSSSSLKDLKEARVKKADLFIAVTQSEETNITSCILAKKLGAIRTIARIDNQEYLIPENKEYLKSLGIDELIYPERLASKEVISYLSRSGTRQLYEFSGGKLLLYGIKISSKSILMDKTMAEIDEMTGDLDFRAVAIKRGDMTIIPRGHNRFSRGDLVFIVSKPDAMERVMRLAGKEKYEIKNAMILGGSRIGQKTALELGHKLNLKLIELDKDKSLKLADLLQDTLVINGDGRDKELLKEEGIHKMDAFVAVTGNSETNILACLLAKKMGVKRTIAEVENIDYIDLADNIGVGTMINKKLLAASYIYRFTRDADVQHSRWLTVSEAEVIELVAKPDSKITKGMLMDMNFPEDANIGGIIRENKGFIAAGDTQIQANDKVVVFTLPSAIKKVEKFFK; translated from the coding sequence ATGAAGATTGTAATTGCTGGCGCAGGGGCAGTAGGAATACACTTAGCAAAAATGCTAAGTAATGAGGATCATGATATTATCTTATTGGATAATGATGAAGATAAATTAAAGGAGATTGATTCCCATTTGGATTTATTAACCATTGTAGGGTCAAGTTCTTCTCTTAAGGATCTTAAAGAAGCTCGTGTTAAAAAGGCAGATCTTTTTATTGCTGTAACTCAATCAGAGGAGACAAATATAACGTCATGCATTCTTGCTAAAAAGTTGGGTGCGATCAGAACAATTGCTCGTATTGACAATCAAGAATATTTGATTCCTGAGAATAAAGAATATCTTAAAAGTTTGGGAATTGATGAGCTGATTTATCCGGAAAGATTGGCATCGAAAGAGGTTATTAGTTACTTATCCCGATCCGGGACTCGCCAGTTGTATGAATTCTCTGGGGGGAAACTTCTCTTGTACGGAATAAAAATTAGCAGTAAGTCAATTTTGATGGATAAAACCATGGCTGAAATAGATGAAATGACTGGGGATTTGGATTTTAGAGCCGTTGCCATAAAACGTGGTGATATGACAATCATTCCAAGAGGTCACAATCGATTTTCCCGCGGTGATTTAGTTTTTATTGTAAGCAAGCCCGATGCAATGGAAAGGGTAATGCGCCTTGCCGGAAAAGAGAAATACGAGATCAAAAATGCAATGATTCTTGGAGGAAGCCGAATTGGTCAGAAAACAGCACTGGAACTGGGGCATAAACTGAATCTGAAATTGATTGAACTTGATAAGGATAAGAGTTTAAAACTTGCTGATCTGCTCCAAGACACATTGGTTATTAATGGTGACGGTAGGGATAAAGAATTACTTAAAGAAGAAGGAATTCACAAAATGGATGCTTTTGTGGCTGTTACAGGAAATTCGGAAACGAATATTCTAGCTTGTTTACTGGCCAAAAAAATGGGCGTGAAGAGAACCATTGCTGAGGTAGAAAATATCGATTATATCGATTTAGCTGATAATATTGGTGTTGGTACCATGATTAATAAAAAATTGCTGGCTGCCAGTTATATTTATCGCTTCACTAGGGATGCTGATGTTCAGCATAGTAGATGGCTGACTGTTTCGGAGGCTGAGGTTATTGAATTGGTGGCTAAACCCGATTCTAAAATTACCAAGGGCATGCTAATGGATATGAATTTCCCGGAGGATGCTAATATCGGTGGAATTATAAGAGAAAATAAAGGTTTTATTGCAGCAGGTGATACTCAAATTCAGGCTAACGATAAGGTTGTTGTGTTTACTCTTCCATCTGCAATTAAAAAAGTTGAGAAATTCTTCAAATAA
- a CDS encoding NAD(P)/FAD-dependent oxidoreductase, whose amino-acid sequence MDFKKQRLAIVGTGIAGMGAAHLLQHSYEIELFEKNNYVGGHTNTVYVEEDGQQIPIDTGFMVFNKQTYPNLLNLFNQLKVPIKRTSMSFSVQHKSSQLEYCGSGFSGLFAQRKNIFNARFIKMLLEINRFNKESLQDLLNGNLENLTVQEYIQQKKLGKEFTDKYLVPMSSAIWSTPPDVSLKFPVKSLVHFFRNHGMLGVDSHFPWYTVDGGSESYKQLLIAPFRDKIRLNSAIKEILSVGEQVKITTSAGKEHWFDKVIVAAHADEALSLLSNPSKLQKKLLSQFCYQQNKAVLHSDCSVMPHNKKVWSSWNYLMDDRSGSIKTSTVYNMNSLQNVSKKQNYFVSINPIELELKKIHKSIQYDHPIFTVEAMKAQERLPELNREGPIYFCGSYFRYGFHEDAYSSAVELANTILKTEQKKKIKQKAG is encoded by the coding sequence ATGGACTTCAAAAAACAACGACTTGCAATTGTAGGAACTGGAATTGCCGGAATGGGTGCTGCACATTTACTTCAGCACAGCTACGAGATTGAACTGTTCGAAAAAAACAATTACGTTGGAGGACACACTAATACAGTTTATGTCGAAGAGGATGGCCAACAAATTCCTATTGACACAGGCTTTATGGTTTTCAACAAACAAACCTATCCAAACTTGTTGAATCTGTTCAATCAACTTAAAGTGCCCATTAAACGAACCAGCATGAGCTTTAGTGTGCAACACAAAAGCAGTCAATTGGAATATTGCGGTTCGGGTTTTTCCGGCCTTTTCGCGCAACGCAAAAATATCTTTAATGCACGATTCATTAAAATGTTATTGGAGATAAATCGATTCAACAAAGAGAGTTTACAGGATCTTTTGAATGGCAATCTCGAAAACTTGACTGTACAAGAATACATTCAGCAAAAGAAGCTGGGAAAAGAATTTACCGACAAATACCTTGTTCCGATGAGTTCGGCAATTTGGTCTACACCACCTGATGTGAGTTTAAAATTTCCGGTCAAAAGCCTTGTGCATTTCTTTCGCAACCATGGTATGCTGGGTGTGGATTCCCACTTTCCATGGTATACTGTGGACGGGGGAAGTGAAAGCTACAAACAATTGCTTATTGCACCCTTTCGGGATAAAATACGTTTAAATTCGGCCATAAAAGAAATTCTATCTGTAGGAGAACAGGTGAAAATTACAACTAGCGCAGGCAAAGAGCATTGGTTCGACAAGGTAATTGTTGCTGCTCATGCAGATGAAGCTCTTTCTTTGCTTTCCAATCCGAGTAAACTGCAAAAGAAACTTTTATCGCAATTCTGCTATCAGCAAAACAAAGCGGTTTTACATTCTGATTGTTCGGTAATGCCACACAACAAAAAAGTGTGGTCGAGCTGGAATTATCTAATGGATGATCGTTCGGGAAGCATAAAAACCAGCACGGTTTACAACATGAATTCCCTGCAGAATGTATCCAAGAAACAAAACTATTTTGTGTCCATTAACCCAATTGAATTGGAGCTTAAAAAGATTCACAAAAGCATTCAATACGATCATCCAATTTTTACGGTAGAAGCAATGAAAGCACAAGAGCGCTTACCTGAATTGAATCGAGAGGGTCCGATCTATTTCTGCGGAAGTTATTTCAGATATGGATTTCATGAAGACGCCTATAGTTCGGCTGTAGAACTAGCCAATACAATCTTAAAAACAGAACAGAAAAAAAAGATAAAGCAAAAAGCAGGATGA